The Ranitomeya imitator isolate aRanImi1 chromosome 3, aRanImi1.pri, whole genome shotgun sequence genome has a window encoding:
- the DNAJB13 gene encoding dnaJ homolog subfamily B member 13, whose protein sequence is MGQDYYSVLEITRSAGDADIKKAYRKWALKYHPLKNKEPSAPHRFCQIAEAYDVLSDPRKKATYDKFGEEGLKGGIPAEFGGPDAWTSGYVYHGNPDKTFKEFFGGDNPFADFFSPDGSEVNTGFGGLRGRGVKKQDPPIERDLYVSLEDLYFGCIKKIKISRRVMNEDGHTSSIRDKILSIDVHPGWKAGTRVTFPKEGDQGPNIVPTDIVFIVKEKPHPRFTRQDDDLIHTANIELSKALTGCTVEVETLDDRILNIPINDIVHPKYSKVVPGEGMRTSCDPTVKGDLIIQFDIQFPEHLTPEKKQLLRKALLS, encoded by the exons ATGGGGCAGGATTATTACTCGGTGCTGGAGATAACCCGCAGCGCCGGGGATGCCGACATTAAAAAAGC GTACCGGAAGTGGGCACTGAAGTATCATCCGCTGAAAAATAAGGAGCCGTCCGCTCCGCACCGATTCTGCCAGATCGCCGAGGCCTACGATGTTCTCAGTGACC CCAGGAAGAAGGCGACTTACGATAAGTTCGGAGAGGAGGGTCTGAAGGGCGGGATCCCGGCAGAATTCGGGGGTCCGGACGCCTGGACATCGGGGTACGTGTATCACGGGAATCCGGACAAGACCTTCAAGGAGTTTTTTGGGGGAGATAATCCATTTGCAG ACTTTTTCTCACCAGACGGGTCTGAAGTCAATACAGGATTTGGGGGTCTGCGAGGAAGAGGAGTGAAGAAACAGGACCCCCCGATCGAGCGAGATCTCTACGTCTCCCTGGAGGACTTGTATTTTGGATGCATAAAGAAAATCAAAATTTCACGAAGG GTAATGAATGAAGACGGCCACACATCCAGCATACGAGATAAGATCCTCTCCATAGACGTCCATCCTGGATGGAAAGCGGGCACCAGGGTCACGTTCCCCAAAGAGGGCGACCAG GGCCCGAACATCGTCCCCACGGACATCGTGTTTATCGTGAAGGAGAAGCCCCACCCCCGCTTTACACGACAGGACGACGATTTGATCCACACAGCGAACATCGAACTTAGCAAA GCGCTGACAGGCTGCACGGTGGAAGTGGAAACGTTGGATGACCGAATATTAAACATTCCCATCAATGACATCGTACA CCCCAAATACAGTAAAGTGGTCCCCGGGGAGGGGATGCGGACGTCCTGCGACCCCACCGTGAAGGGCGACCTCATTATCCAGTTCGATATCCAGTTTCCAGAACACCTGACGCCAGAGAAGAAGCAGCTGCTCCGGAAAGCCCTGCTGTCCTGA
- the UCP2 gene encoding dicarboxylate carrier SLC25A8, whose protein sequence is MVGFKPSDVPPTAAVKFIGAGTAACIADLFTFPLDTAKVRLQIQGETKGLVNMKSSQYKGVFGTISTMVKTEGPRSLYNGLVAGLQRQMSFASVRIGLYDSVKQFYTKGSEHVGIGSRLLAGCTTGAMAVAIAQPTDVVKVRFQAQANVSGSRRYKGTMEAYKTIAKEEGVRGLWKGTGPNITRNALVNCTELVTYDIIKDALLKSNLMTDTFPCHFTSAFGAGFCTTVIASPVDVVKTRYMNSAKGQYNGALNCALTMLRKEGPMAFYKGFMPSFLRLGSWNIVMFVTYEQLKRAMMSARVSWEAPL, encoded by the exons ATGGTTGGATTCAAACCCTCCGACGTCCCCCCGACTGCCGCAGTGAAGTTCATTGgcgcaggcacagcagcatgtattgctgACCTGTTCACCTTCCCTCTGGACACTGCTAAAGTCCGTCTCCAG ATCCAAGGAGAGACCAAGGGCCTGGTCAATATGAAGTCTTCCCAGTACAAGGGTGTCTTCGGGACCATCTCCACCATGGTCAAGACAGAAGGACCACGGAGCCTCTACAACGGGCTGGTGGCCGGTCTCCAGCGACAGATGAGTTTCGCATCCGTCCGTATTGGACTTTATGACTCTGTCAAGCAATTCTACACCAAAGGATCTGAAC ATGTTGGAATCGGGAGCAGACTCCTCGCTGGTTGCACAACCGGAGCCATGGCTGTGGCAATCGCTCAGCCCACCGATGTGGTGAAGGTGCGCTTCCAAGCTCAGGCCAACGTCTCCGGCTCCAGAAGATACAAGGGAACAATGGAAGCCTATAAGACCATCGCCAAAGAGGAAGGCGTGCGCGGCCTGTGGAAAG GCACCGGCCCCAACATCACTCGAAATGCCTTGGTAAACTGCACAGAGCTGGTAACCTATGACATCATTAAGGACGCGCTCCTGAAATCCAACCTCATGACCG ACACCTTCCCGTGTCACTTCACCTCCGCGTTCGGTGCCGGCTTCTGCACCACGGTGATCGCTTCCCCCGTTGATGTAGTGAAGACAAGATACATGAACTCTGCCAAGGGACAGTACAACGGTGCCCTGAACTGTGCCCTCACCATGCTGCGGAAGGAGGGGCCCATGGCCTTCTACAAGGG GTTCATGCCGTCCTTCCTGAGACTCGGCTCCTGGAACATCGTGATGTTTGTGACCTACGAGCAGCTGAAGAGAGCCATGATGTCCGCCCGCGTCTCCTGGGAGGCTCCTCTCTAG